A single Musa acuminata AAA Group cultivar baxijiao chromosome BXJ2-1, Cavendish_Baxijiao_AAA, whole genome shotgun sequence DNA region contains:
- the LOC135598039 gene encoding two-component response regulator ORR6-like, whose translation MSSYAAGRGEQEIHVLAVDDSSVDRALIAKILRSSKYRVTTVDSGKRALELLTLEPNISMIITDYWMPEMTGYELLKSVKESSKLREIPVVVMSSENVPNRINRCLEEGAVDFLLKPVRPSDVSRLCSRMR comes from the exons aTGTCGTCGTACGCTGCGGGCAGGGGAGAGCAGGAGATACACGTATTGGCGGTGGACGACAGCTCCGTCGACCGAGCGTTGATCGCTAAGATCCTTCGCAGCTCCAAGTACAGAG TGACCACGGTAGACAGTGGGAAGAGAGCATTGGAGCTGTTAACACTG GAGCCGAACATTAGCATGATAATTACGGACTATTGGATGCCTGAGATGACAGGATATGAGCTTCTCAAGAGTGTCAAG GAGTCCTCCAAACTGAGGGAGATCCCCGTGGTCGTGATGTCGTCGGAGAACGTCCCCAACAGGATCAACAG GTGTTTGGAGGAAGGAGCTGTAGATTTCCTGCTCAAGCCCGTTCGGCCGTCCGATGTGTCCCGGTTATGCAGCCGGATGCGATAG
- the LOC103982832 gene encoding uncharacterized protein LOC103982832 isoform X5 translates to MASDSNNGLHQESMNPLFHHPRMVSFQLGAMNSSTGMISSDLCSLNENGSMASMFMSADSSMINHMDATTLARYPAGSVVGEPMPRFVHVSGSPAYWSPEEVELLNIGLIKYANEPSIQKFTKIAALLPRKTIRDVALRCQWMINKENGKRRKVEENYAAKKVKDMKEKMMGAPSTTTIHRSPISLTMNHMNIHDQLPSEEILRLLDENDGCLREIARNLNGGMIICRCLGCLGTCYRTRWIPRRQAMHMPSRLRP, encoded by the exons ATGGCGTCTGATTCTAACAATGGTCTTCACCAAGAAAGCATGAACCCTTTGTTTCATCATCCTCGCATGGTCTCTTTTCAGTTAGGCGCGATGAATAGCTCAACGGGGATGATTTCTAGTGACCTGTGCAGCTTGAATGAAAATGGCAGCATGGCCAGCATGTTTATGTCTGCTGACTCCAGCATGATCAATCATATGGATGCAACAACTCTAGCTCGATACCCTGCAGGATCTGTTGTTGGTGAACCAATGCCGAGGTTCGTGCATGTGTCAGGGTCACCTGCATATTGGTCTCCAGAAGAAGTGGAATTATTAAACATAGGCCTCATCAA ATATGCGAATGAACCAAGTATACAAAAGTTCACTAAAATAGCTGCTTTGCTGCCTCGGAAGACTATAAGAGATGTTGCATTGAGGTGTCAGTGGATGATT AACAAGGAAAATGGCAAACGGCGGAAGGTGGAAGAAAATTATGCAGCAAAAAAGGTGAAAGATATGaag GAGAAGATGATGGGTGCTCCATCAACAACAACTATTCACAGGTCTCCTATTTCACTTACGATGAATCATATGAACATCCATGATCAGCTTCCATCTGAAG AAATATTACGTCTTTTGGATGAAAATGATGGATGCCTAAGAGAGATTGCAAGGAATCTTAATGGAGGCATG ATCATCTGTAGGTGCTTAGGCTGCCTGGGAACATGCTACAGGACCAGGTGGATTCCCAGGAGACAAGCTATGCACATGCCTTCTCGCCTGAGACCATAA
- the LOC103982832 gene encoding uncharacterized protein LOC103982832 isoform X4, producing the protein MASDSNNGLHQESMNPLFHHPRMVSFQLGAMNSSTGMISSDLCSLNENGSMASMFMSADSSMINHMDATTLARYPAGSVVGEPMPRFVHVSGSPAYWSPEEVELLNIGLIKYANEPSIQKFTKIAALLPRKTIRDVALRCQWMINKENGKRRKVEENYAAKKVKDMKEKMMGAPSTTTIHRSPISLTMNHMNIHDQLPSEVRALDAEILRLLDENDGCLREIARNLNGGMIICRCLGCLGTCYRTRWIPRRQAMHMPSRLRP; encoded by the exons ATGGCGTCTGATTCTAACAATGGTCTTCACCAAGAAAGCATGAACCCTTTGTTTCATCATCCTCGCATGGTCTCTTTTCAGTTAGGCGCGATGAATAGCTCAACGGGGATGATTTCTAGTGACCTGTGCAGCTTGAATGAAAATGGCAGCATGGCCAGCATGTTTATGTCTGCTGACTCCAGCATGATCAATCATATGGATGCAACAACTCTAGCTCGATACCCTGCAGGATCTGTTGTTGGTGAACCAATGCCGAGGTTCGTGCATGTGTCAGGGTCACCTGCATATTGGTCTCCAGAAGAAGTGGAATTATTAAACATAGGCCTCATCAA ATATGCGAATGAACCAAGTATACAAAAGTTCACTAAAATAGCTGCTTTGCTGCCTCGGAAGACTATAAGAGATGTTGCATTGAGGTGTCAGTGGATGATT AACAAGGAAAATGGCAAACGGCGGAAGGTGGAAGAAAATTATGCAGCAAAAAAGGTGAAAGATATGaag GAGAAGATGATGGGTGCTCCATCAACAACAACTATTCACAGGTCTCCTATTTCACTTACGATGAATCATATGAACATCCATGATCAGCTTCCATCTGAAG TTCGTGCTCTGGATGCAGAAATATTACGTCTTTTGGATGAAAATGATGGATGCCTAAGAGAGATTGCAAGGAATCTTAATGGAGGCATG ATCATCTGTAGGTGCTTAGGCTGCCTGGGAACATGCTACAGGACCAGGTGGATTCCCAGGAGACAAGCTATGCACATGCCTTCTCGCCTGAGACCATAA